GGGGGGCGCAGTCGATGGAAGGTTCTTCACAATCAACGGTTGCTTCGACTACGCTCAGCAACCACTCAACGAACGGCAGCGCCGCCCTGCTGCACACCCTCTCTCAAACTTTTAATTTGAGAGAGGGGTGGAGGGCAAATATTAACTAATCTTTTCTTTGTAAGTTTCGGCATCCATTAAATCGTTAACTTCGCCAGGATCAGACAATTTAATCTTAACCATCCAGCCTTCACCGTATGGGTCTTTGTTGATCGTTTCCGGCTCGGCGCCTAATTTTTCGTTAACTTCGATAATTTCGCCGGAGAGCGGCGCAAACAAATCGGCAACAGCTTTAACGGCTTCAATGGTGCCGAAGGTATCGCCTTTGGAAACGGTGGCGCCAACCTCGGGGAGTTCTACAAAAACAACATCGCCCAGTTCGCCCTGAGCATAATCGGTAATGCCAACAATAGCCACATCGCCCTCGATTTTGGCCCACTCATGGTCTTCGGTGTATTTCAGATTTTCCGGTACGTTCATTTGAACCTCCAATTTTAAATTTTAAAAACTACTTTTCCACTTCTTCCAAAAGATTGACGCGATCCAGGAATCCCGTGTCAAAATGGCCGGATAAAAATTCCGGACGATTGATTAATTTCAGGTGAAAGGGAATGGTCGTTTTCACGCCTTCAATGACAAATTCTTCCAGCGCGCGGTTCATGCGCTGAATGGCTTCCTTGCGGTCCCGTCCAAACGCAATGAGTTTGGCGATCAGCGAATCGTAATAAGGCGGAATGGAATATCCCTGATAAACATGGCTATCCACGCGGATACCCGGGCCGCCTGGCAGGTGAAAGAATTCAACTTTTCCCGGATTGGGCATAAAGTTCTTTTCCCAGTCTTCGGCATTAATGCGGCATTCGATGGCGTGTCCCGTAATTTTGACCTGCTCCTGAGTCAGGTCTAATTTCTCGCCGGCTGCCACCAGAATCTGTTCTTTCAACAGGTCTGCATTGGTTACCATTTCCGTTACGGGATGCTCCACCTGAATCCGCGTATTCATTTCCATAAAATAGAAATTTTTATCTTTATCTAATAGAAATTCGATGGTGCCTGCGCTGACATAGCCGACCCCCTGCGCACCTTGAACCGCTACCTGTCCCATTCTTTGTCGCAGTTCTTCATCCACAACGGGCGAAGGCGCCTCTTCAATTAGTTTTTGGTGCCGGCGCTGGATGCTGCATTCGCGTTCGCCCAGATGAATAACATTGCCATGAGAATCGGCCATCACCTGAATCTCAATATGGCGCGGTTCTTCAATAAATTTTTCGATGTACATGGATGGATCGCCGAACGCGCCGCGGGCTTCGGCCTGGGCCATCTGAAAGTTGCTTTCGAACTCATCTTCAGAACGGATAATGCGCATGCCCCGGCCGCCGCCGCCGGAAACCGCTTTTAAAATAATCGGATAACCGACTTCCCCGGCGATTTTGATTCCCTGTTCCAGAGATTCAACCACGCCTTCACTGCCCGGCACAACCGGCACACCGGATTTTTTCATCAATTCTTTAGCTTTCGATTTATTTCCCATATCGCGAATAACGCGCGCCGGCGGACCGATAAAAGTCAAGTTACTCGATTCGCACATCTCCGCAAAGTCGGCGTTCTCAGCCAGAAAACCATACCCCGGATGGATGGCATCTGCGCCGGTAATTTCAGCGGCCGCAATGATGCGCACGGGATTCAAATAACTTTCATTGCTCTGAGCAGAACCAATACACACCGCTTCATCGGCCAGACGAACGTGTAAAGAATCGCCGTCGGCTTCCGAATGCACGGCAACGGTTTGAATGCCCATCTCTCTGCAGGCGCGAATGATGCGCAGGGCAATTTCACCTCGATTTGCGATTAAAATCTTTTTAAACAAACCTCCTCCTATCTCTTAATCACCTTTTCGATATCTTGCAATGTATTTTGTAGTTGAATGATTTTTTCTGCTTTCTCCTCTATTTGCTTCCGTAATCTTCTATTTTCTTTCTCCAGCTCGTTTATGCGTTTTTCTAATCGAAAACTTAAATATAGAACTTTTAGCCAATTATTACAAGCTAAAGCATATCGACTTTCGGGATATTTTATTAAAAATTTCTCAAACGCCTTTCGCGCTTCTTCGTAATCATAAAATGGGTTGTTCTTTAACGCGATGACATGCAAATACGCCAATCGAAAGGCGATGTCGTCGGCATACGGTGAAAGCGGATATCGTTTTTCGAAAAGCCGCGCGTATTTTTCGGCCCTGACAAAATCCCCTGCGCGCAGCAGGCTGTCAATGGTTAGCACAACTTGTTTTTCCGGGAGCGCCTTTTTTTCTTTGGTTGACTCCAATCCCTGCTGAAAGGCGCATTGACTGAAGAGCCAAAATAGCGTTATCCCGAACAACAGTTTAATTTTTCCGCTGATCGACCACATAATTACTTCCTGACTTTGACTTGGCCAGTTTTTTTATCTCCGATGCCACGCGCGAAATCTCCGCCACACTGCTTAAAGAGCGATGTTCATTGGTTACAACAGCCAGCGAAATGGACATTAGTGGAAAGGTTTCCCTTTCTCCCCTGCGATTTTTGGCCGTAATATAGCCCTGTTTTAAGTCGTCTTCGCTGTAGAATTGCTTGACTCCCTGAGGAAAGGTCTGCACAATCGCCCCACACAAAAGATCGACTTTATCGGGCGTGGTTAAAAAGACAAAATCGTCGCCGCCCACATGCCCTAAAAAATCTTCCTGGTTTCCTTTTTCTTTTAAGATGTTACGAAGCAGGTCGGCTGTAAATTGAATGACTCGATCTCCCTCCACAAATCCGTAAGCATCGTTAAAAGCCTTAAAGTGATCAAGATCGCAATAAACCACGGCAAACTTCAGGCCGGCGTCGATGCGCCGCTGCAGTTCTTTCTGAATGGCGTTATTGCCCGGCAGGTGGGTTAATGGATTGGTATCCAGTGTTTTATGGTAACGTTTTAAAACGGCCTCAATGCGTTTGGAAATTTCCAGCGGCTCCATTTCTTTGGTTACATAATCGTCTACGCCCTGTTCAAAGCTCTGCAATTTATCGCCCAGATCATCGGACGAAGTGAGCATGATGATCGGAATATTTTGATACGCGGGCAATTCCCTTAACTGCTTGCTTACTTCGATACCAGACATGCCGGGCATTTTTAGATCGAGTAAAATCAGATCGGGGATTTGTTTTTCCAGAAAGCGAAATGTCTCCTGGCCGCTGCGCGCCGTGGAAACCTGATGCCCAAATCCCTCCACAATCATCC
This sequence is a window from Caldithrix abyssi DSM 13497. Protein-coding genes within it:
- the gcvH gene encoding glycine cleavage system protein GcvH, translated to MNVPENLKYTEDHEWAKIEGDVAIVGITDYAQGELGDVVFVELPEVGATVSKGDTFGTIEAVKAVADLFAPLSGEIIEVNEKLGAEPETINKDPYGEGWMVKIKLSDPGEVNDLMDAETYKEKIS
- the accC gene encoding acetyl-CoA carboxylase biotin carboxylase subunit — encoded protein: MFKKILIANRGEIALRIIRACREMGIQTVAVHSEADGDSLHVRLADEAVCIGSAQSNESYLNPVRIIAAAEITGADAIHPGYGFLAENADFAEMCESSNLTFIGPPARVIRDMGNKSKAKELMKKSGVPVVPGSEGVVESLEQGIKIAGEVGYPIILKAVSGGGGRGMRIIRSEDEFESNFQMAQAEARGAFGDPSMYIEKFIEEPRHIEIQVMADSHGNVIHLGERECSIQRRHQKLIEEAPSPVVDEELRQRMGQVAVQGAQGVGYVSAGTIEFLLDKDKNFYFMEMNTRIQVEHPVTEMVTNADLLKEQILVAAGEKLDLTQEQVKITGHAIECRINAEDWEKNFMPNPGKVEFFHLPGGPGIRVDSHVYQGYSIPPYYDSLIAKLIAFGRDRKEAIQRMNRALEEFVIEGVKTTIPFHLKLINRPEFLSGHFDTGFLDRVNLLEEVEK
- a CDS encoding tetratricopeptide repeat protein; protein product: MWSISGKIKLLFGITLFWLFSQCAFQQGLESTKEKKALPEKQVVLTIDSLLRAGDFVRAEKYARLFEKRYPLSPYADDIAFRLAYLHVIALKNNPFYDYEEARKAFEKFLIKYPESRYALACNNWLKVLYLSFRLEKRINELEKENRRLRKQIEEKAEKIIQLQNTLQDIEKVIKR
- a CDS encoding diguanylate cyclase; translated protein: MVDRFHILIVDNDENDLFLWRMIVEGFGHQVSTARSGQETFRFLEKQIPDLILLDLKMPGMSGIEVSKQLRELPAYQNIPIIMLTSSDDLGDKLQSFEQGVDDYVTKEMEPLEISKRIEAVLKRYHKTLDTNPLTHLPGNNAIQKELQRRIDAGLKFAVVYCDLDHFKAFNDAYGFVEGDRVIQFTADLLRNILKEKGNQEDFLGHVGGDDFVFLTTPDKVDLLCGAIVQTFPQGVKQFYSEDDLKQGYITAKNRRGERETFPLMSISLAVVTNEHRSLSSVAEISRVASEIKKLAKSKSGSNYVVDQRKN